A window of the Cicer arietinum cultivar CDC Frontier isolate Library 1 chromosome 6, Cicar.CDCFrontier_v2.0, whole genome shotgun sequence genome harbors these coding sequences:
- the LOC101491218 gene encoding peroxidase P7-like encodes MNMHSYFSMFIQTLVFTVLATTTFSALTPNYYDYTCPNALTTIESVVKAAVQKEHRMGASLLRLHFHDCFVNGCDGSILLDSTPSMDSEKNANPNIQSVRGFEVVDEIKQAVDEACGKPVVSCADILAVAARDSIVALGGPSWNVRLGRRDSKTASRGDADTDIPAPFFSISQLIKNFNNHGLNEKDLVALSGAHTIGFSRCVQFRDRIFNDTNINPYFANKLKHICPRQGGDSNLAPLDVTPAQFDTSYFSDLIKRKGVLHSDQELLNGGYTSALVRKYRRDTKTFYKDFVKSMIKMGNMKPLTGSQGEIRYNCRKAN; translated from the exons ATGAATATGCATAGCTATTTCTCAATGTTTATCCAGACTTTAGTGTTTACAGTTCTTGCGACCACAACATTTTCAGCACTAACACCAAATTACTATGACTACACATGCCCCAACGCTTTGACCACCATTGAAAGTGTTGTGAAAGCTGCAGTGCAAAAAGAGCACCGTATGGGTGCTTCTTTACTACGCTTGCACTTTCATGATTGTTTTGTTAAC GGTTGTGATGGTTCAATTCTACTAGACTCTACACCTTCCATGGACAGCGAAAAAAACGCAAATCCAAATATCCAATCAGTGAGAGGATTTGAAGTGGTTGATGAAATCAAGCAAGCAGTTGATGAAGCATGTGGAAAACCAGTTGTTTCTTGTGCAGATATATTGGCTGTAGCTGCTAGAGACTCTATTGTTGCT TTAGGAGGGCCATCATGGAATGTAAGACTAGGAAGAAGAGACTCAAAGACAGCAAGTCGTGGTGATGCAGATACAGACATCCCAGCACCTTTTTTTAGTATTTCTCAACTCATCAAAAACTTCAACAATCATGGCCTAAATGAAAAGGATCTTGTTGCTCTCTCTGGAGCACACACTATTGGATTTTCACGTTGTGTTCAATTTAGGGACCGTATATTCAACGACACCAACATCAATCCTTACTTTGCAAACAAACTTAAACACATTTGTCCAAGACAAGGAGGAGACTCCAACCTTGCTCCTCTTGATGTTACCCCGGCGCAATTTGACACGTCATATTTTTCGGATTTGATTAAAAGGAAAGGTGTTCTGCATTCTGATCAGGAATTGTTGAATGGTGGTTACACAAGTGCATTGGTTAGAAAATATAGGCGTGATACAAAAACTTTTTATAAGGACTTTGTGAAATCTATGATTAAGATGGGAAATATGAAGCCACTTACTGGTAGTCAAGGTGAAATTCGTTACAACTGCAGGAAAGCCAACTAA